atttgtgttcgcgacagtttgagacagcgtttggtatttgtatatgtataagttatctgTATGCTATGTtggttaatgaatgtgtttgggtgcccagctcgggcactagccacggcctacggggttgggtcgtgacatgtttaCTCCAAGTTGATAAAGTTTTTTTTACTTGCTTCATCTTCTGCTTGAAAGAAACAAAACATTTTGTGAATCCTCCGATATCCAGTCTGCCTCACAACCTCTTTATAATCCTCATGTTCAGTCCAAAACTTAAGAAACTTGAAAGGCCTAACAAAATGCTGAGTCTGATCATTGCAAGAAAGAAGCATAGGTGCATGATCTGAGCCAGTTCTGGACAAATGCTCCACCTCAAGATGACCGAACCAATTCAGCAAGTGATCATTAGATAACATCCTATCCAACCTTTTAAAAATGCATTCCCTATCTACTCTCCCATTCAACCAGGTAAAAGGACTTCCTTTAAAGCTTATCTCAGTAAGATCACAAGAATTGATGCAGAATGCAAAATCTTCATACTCTTGTGGAAGAACAGGCA
This portion of the Lycium ferocissimum isolate CSIRO_LF1 chromosome 1, AGI_CSIRO_Lferr_CH_V1, whole genome shotgun sequence genome encodes:
- the LOC132064401 gene encoding uncharacterized protein LOC132064401, encoding MEPFQHVSKIQQYRRRIGMPYANSNCNGKIWFFVNENVDVEILQDTTQQITVKLYFQQFDKHMVTSLVYAKCDSIERLALWDSLYCLADGMIDPWLIRGDFNVILNEEEKIGGLPVLPQEYEDFAFCINSCDLTEISFKGSPFTWLNGRVDRECIFKRLDRMLSNDHLLNWFGHLEVEHLSRTGSDHAPMLLSCNDQTQHFVRPFKFLKFWTEHEDYKEVVRQTGYRRIHKMFCFFQAEDEASKKNFINLE